Below is a window of Caldichromatium japonicum DNA.
TGTCAAGGTGGCGAAGGAGACCTGCACCGCGCCGACCGCCGACAAGAAGCCGACGCCTCCTGCCATCCCGCCAGCGCCGACTTTGACGAGCTTCCAACGCATGCGCAAGATCGAGGAAACCATCGCCTCCATCCGGCCGATGCTCCAGCGCGACCACGGCGATATCGAGATCGTCGAGATCGATGGCAAGAACATCTACGTGAATCTCAAAGGCGCCTGCGCCGGCTGCATGATGGAAGCGGCGACCTTGAACGGCATCCAGACGCGGCTTGTCGAGGCGCTCGGCGAGTTCGTGCGCCTACTTCCGGCCAGTCAGCTCAAAAGGGCGGCATGATGGACAACGCGCCGATCTATCTCGACAACAACGCCACCACCGCCTGCGATCCGGCGGTGGTCGAGGCGATGCTGCCCTTCTTCACCGAACAGTTTGGCAATCCCTCGTCGATGCACAGCTTCGGCAACAAGGTCGGCTTCGCGCTCAAAGAGGCGCGCGCCCGCGTGCAGGCGCTGTTGGGCGCCGCGCACGATTCCGAGATCGTCTTCACCTCCTGCGGCACCGAATCCGACAACACGGCGATCCTTTCCGCGCTCAAGGCGCAACCGGAAAGAAATCAGATCGTCACCACGGCCGTCGAGCATGCGGCCATCCTCGCGCTATGCGACCAACTCGAAAAAGAAGGGTATGTCGTCACGCGTCTGTCGGTCGATAAACGCGGTCGGCTCGATCTGGACGAATACCGCGCCGCACTTTCCCCACGCACTGCGATCGTGTCCGTCATGTGGGCGAACAACGAGACGGGGACGATTTTCCCGGTCGAGGTGATGGCCGAGATGGCTCATGCGGTCGGGGCGCAGTTTCACACCGACGCGGTACAAGCCGTCGGCAAGATCGCCATCGACCTCAAGAAGACCGAGATCGACATACTCTCGCTTTCGGGCCACAAGCTACATGCGCCGAAAGGCGTGGGCGTGCTGTATCTGAAACGTGGCACGCGCTTCAGGCCGCTCTTACGCGGCGGCCACCAGGAACGCGGCCGGCGCGCGGGAACGGAGAACACTGCCTCGATCGTCGGCCTGGGCGTTGCCTGCGAGCTTGCCCGGCAACACATGGCCTTCGAAAACACCGAGGTGAGACGCCTGCGCGACAAGCTGGAGTCCGGAATACTCGCTGCCGTGCCGCATTGCTTTGTGACTGGCGACGTGGCGAACCGCCTACCCAATACCAGCAACATCGCCTTCGAGTTCGTCGAGGGCGAGGCGATTCTGCTGCTGCTCAACAAGGCCGGCATCGCCGCATCGTCGGGCTCGGCCTGTACATCGGGTTCGCTGGAGCCCTCGCATGTGATGCGCGCGATGGGCATTCCCTACACGGCCGCGCACGGCACGATCCGCTTTTCGTTGTCGCGCTTCAACAGCGACGCGGAGATCGATCGCGTCATTGCCGTGCTGCCACAGGTGATCGCGCAGCTCAGGAAAATCTCGCCCTACTGGAACGGCAGCGGACCGGCCGTGGAATCGTTCGTGCCGGCGTACGCATGAACAGCAGGAGCGCCAGCCGGCAACCTATCTGGCTGGTCAGCGTATCGGCAGCATGCCGCGAGCGACGATGAAATCGATGATCTCTGTGAGGCCCTGACCGGTCTTCATGTTGGCAAAGACGAACGGCCGCTCGCCCCGCATCCGTTTCGCATCGCGCTCCATCACCTCGAGCGACGCGCCGACCATCGGGGCAAGATCGATCTTGTTGATGACCAGCAGATCGGATTTGGTGATGCCGGGGCCACCCTTGCGCGGAATCTTGTCGCCAGCGGCGACGTCGATCACATAAAGCGTGAGATCAGAGAGTTCCGGACTGAAGGTTGCGGCAAGATTGTCACCGCCGCTTTCGATGAACACGATCTCCAGACCCGGAAAGCGCCTCGTCAGCCGCTCGACTGCTTCGAGGTTGATCGAGGCGTCCTCGCGAATCGCGGTATGCGGGCAGCCGCCGGTCTCGACGCCGATGATGCGTTCGGGCGATAGGGCACCATGACGAATCAAAAACTGCGCATCCTCCTCCGTGTAGATGTCGTTGGTCACGGCAGCGATCTCATAGCGATCGCGCAAGGCCTGACAGAGCGCCAACGTGAGTGCCGTCTTGCCAGAGCCGACCGGGCCGCCGATGCCTACTCTCAATGTCTGTTTCATGAGCGGAACAATCTCGAATATTGGGTTTCGTGGCGCGCGCAAGCGATGGCAAATCCAGGCGCGAAATTGCTCAATTCGTCCTCATCGAGCTTCAATGCATGATCGACTACATCAGGAATGCGGCGGCCGATCTCCAGCAGGATGCGTTGACCCGCCGCCTGCCCGAGTGGCACCGTCTTGAGTGCCGCCATCGTCTGGTTCTCCGCCCAGCTCCACAGCCAGGCGCTGAGCGCCTCGGCTGGCGGAATACGCCAATGAGCGGCGAGCGCACTCCAGGCGCACATGAAAGTCGGCGTGGGCGGGACAGCAACGGATAGGCCAAGATCGTCGATCAGTTTGTGCAGGGAGTGTCCCATTTGCAGGGTTTCGGCACGCAATTCCGCCGTCATGGCCTTCGGTGATGCCGCCTTCCTCGTGCTGGAGACGGTGGGCGCGACGCTGCTGGTGAGCTACGGCTTCGCCAATGCCGCGTTTGCCGTCCTCGTCACCGGAATCATCCTCTTTTTCGCCGGCCTACCGGTGAGCTACTACGCAGCGCGTTACGGCGTGGATATGGATCTACTGACGCGCGGCGCCGGTTTCGGTTACATCGGCTCGACGTTGACCTCGCTGATCTACGCCACTTTCACTTTCATCTTCTTCGCAGTCGAGGCGGCGATCATGGCTTATGCGCTGGAACTGGCCTTCGACATTCCGCCCGCACTCGGCTACCTCGTCAGTACCTTGGTGGTGATACCGCTCGCCACCCATGGCGTGACGGCAATTTCGCGCTTGCAGGCATGGACGCAACCGGTCTGGTTGGCACTCATGGTGCTGCCATTTGCCTTCGTGCTCGCCAAAGAACCGCGTGCCTTCTCCGGCGTC
It encodes the following:
- the ureG gene encoding urease accessory protein UreG, which encodes MKQTLRVGIGGPVGSGKTALTLALCQALRDRYEIAAVTNDIYTEEDAQFLIRHGALSPERIIGVETGGCPHTAIREDASINLEAVERLTRRFPGLEIVFIESGGDNLAATFSPELSDLTLYVIDVAAGDKIPRKGGPGITKSDLLVINKIDLAPMVGASLEVMERDAKRMRGERPFVFANMKTGQGLTEIIDFIVARGMLPIR
- a CDS encoding urease accessory protein UreF yields the protein MTAELRAETLQMGHSLHKLIDDLGLSVAVPPTPTFMCAWSALAAHWRIPPAEALSAWLWSWAENQTMAALKTVPLGQAAGQRILLEIGRRIPDVVDHALKLDEDELSNFAPGFAIACARHETQYSRLFRS
- the nifS gene encoding cysteine desulfurase NifS, which gives rise to MMDNAPIYLDNNATTACDPAVVEAMLPFFTEQFGNPSSMHSFGNKVGFALKEARARVQALLGAAHDSEIVFTSCGTESDNTAILSALKAQPERNQIVTTAVEHAAILALCDQLEKEGYVVTRLSVDKRGRLDLDEYRAALSPRTAIVSVMWANNETGTIFPVEVMAEMAHAVGAQFHTDAVQAVGKIAIDLKKTEIDILSLSGHKLHAPKGVGVLYLKRGTRFRPLLRGGHQERGRRAGTENTASIVGLGVACELARQHMAFENTEVRRLRDKLESGILAAVPHCFVTGDVANRLPNTSNIAFEFVEGEAILLLLNKAGIAASSGSACTSGSLEPSHVMRAMGIPYTAAHGTIRFSLSRFNSDAEIDRVIAVLPQVIAQLRKISPYWNGSGPAVESFVPAYA